The following are encoded together in the Salinibacterium sp. UTAS2018 genome:
- a CDS encoding peptidylprolyl isomerase, with protein MSQHTAVATIKTNLGEIRLNLFGNHAPKTVANFVGLAKGDIEWTHPATGQKTSAPLYDGVIFHRIIKQFMLQGGDPLGKGIGGPGYNFDDEIHPELNFSAPYILAMANAGTRGGKGTNGSQFFITTVATPWLQGKHTIFGAVADDESRKVVDAIEAVDTDGSDKPLTDVVIESVTIDEV; from the coding sequence ATGTCTCAACACACCGCAGTTGCCACGATCAAGACAAACCTCGGAGAAATCCGTCTCAACCTCTTTGGCAACCACGCGCCGAAGACCGTTGCCAACTTCGTAGGTCTCGCCAAGGGCGATATCGAATGGACCCACCCCGCCACCGGCCAGAAGACCAGCGCACCTCTTTACGATGGCGTCATCTTCCACCGCATCATCAAGCAGTTCATGCTCCAGGGCGGAGATCCCCTAGGTAAGGGCATCGGCGGCCCCGGCTACAACTTCGACGACGAAATCCACCCCGAGCTCAACTTCTCGGCTCCGTACATTCTCGCCATGGCAAACGCTGGTACGCGCGGTGGCAAGGGAACCAACGGTTCACAGTTCTTCATTACGACGGTCGCCACACCTTGGCTCCAGGGCAAGCACACCATATTCGGTGCTGTCGCAGACGACGAATCACGCAAGGTAGTCGACGCCATCGAGGCAGTCGACACCGACGGCAGCGACAAGCCCCTCACCGACGTTGTTATCGAGAGCGTCACGATCGACGAGGTCTAA
- a CDS encoding rhomboid family intramembrane serine protease, translated as MTYTLMALTVAIFLLQLIPGTGVTQALVYYPPLTAIEPWRMITSAFLHSTNSVFHIGFNMFTLFIFGRALELPLGRARFLALYLVSALGGSVAVLLLAPGSVVLGASGAIFGIVAAFFVIQRRMGVNNKVLLIVLVVNLVAGFIPGLNISWQAHVGGLITGAVLALVFLRQRNKKSSNAEIALVALVVAALISLTLVRIFVL; from the coding sequence GTGACGTACACGCTTATGGCGTTGACCGTTGCTATTTTCTTACTGCAGTTGATCCCAGGCACTGGTGTTACTCAAGCGCTCGTTTATTACCCGCCCCTGACGGCCATTGAGCCCTGGCGCATGATCACTTCGGCGTTCTTGCACTCCACGAACAGCGTTTTCCACATCGGTTTCAACATGTTCACACTCTTCATTTTTGGGCGTGCACTGGAACTACCGCTGGGGCGTGCTCGATTTCTTGCCCTCTACCTGGTGAGCGCGTTAGGCGGGTCGGTGGCGGTATTGCTGTTGGCGCCCGGTTCAGTGGTGCTGGGAGCATCCGGAGCCATTTTCGGAATCGTCGCCGCGTTCTTCGTGATTCAGCGTCGTATGGGCGTGAACAACAAGGTTTTGCTCATCGTTCTGGTGGTCAACTTGGTCGCCGGCTTTATCCCGGGGCTCAACATCTCGTGGCAAGCGCACGTCGGAGGACTGATAACCGGCGCCGTGCTGGCTCTGGTCTTTTTGCGGCAGCGCAATAAGAAGTCTTCGAACGCGGAGATCGCGCTTGTCGCGCTCGTCGTCGCCGCTTTGATCAGCCTGACGCTCGTGCGAATCTTCGTCCTATAA
- a CDS encoding cell division protein CrgA, which translates to MARNSAEKSPSRPAEDTPNAVWFKPVMFGFMLIGLAWIIVFYVSNQQMPVASLGSWNILVGFGILFIGFLMTTRWR; encoded by the coding sequence ATGGCCCGTAATTCTGCAGAAAAGTCACCGTCGCGTCCCGCTGAGGATACTCCCAACGCGGTCTGGTTCAAGCCCGTCATGTTCGGCTTCATGCTGATCGGGCTTGCCTGGATCATCGTGTTTTACGTGAGCAACCAGCAGATGCCTGTTGCTTCGCTCGGCAGCTGGAACATTCTTGTTGGTTTCGGCATCCTCTTCATTGGATTTCTCATGACAACACGGTGGCGTTAG
- a CDS encoding class E sortase: protein MVLEDGRRTRRSAKARRPVSFIGVLGEIFITAGVVVLLFLVWQTWVNNIFVSNTQRDEAIELSQEWNKGEAVKLAPDERADPGVPVVDEAPGEAQVFGTLIVPRFGADYTRPIAESVSLEQVLNTRGVGHYTGTQMPGEVGNFAVAAHRTGWGDPFFDINKLQLGDSVYVETEAGWYRYVFRSLEYVPASGVGVLNPVPQFDGAVASDRIMTLTSCNPIHTADERIIAYAVYDTWYPRSEGAPSEIAAIAQNLEGAG, encoded by the coding sequence ATGGTTCTCGAAGACGGCCGCCGCACACGGCGCAGTGCGAAAGCCCGCCGCCCTGTTTCTTTCATCGGTGTTCTCGGCGAAATCTTCATCACGGCCGGCGTAGTTGTGCTGCTGTTTCTTGTGTGGCAGACCTGGGTCAACAACATCTTTGTCAGCAACACCCAGCGTGACGAAGCTATTGAGTTGAGCCAAGAATGGAACAAGGGCGAAGCGGTCAAGCTCGCCCCAGATGAGCGGGCAGATCCTGGGGTGCCCGTTGTCGACGAAGCACCCGGTGAAGCTCAGGTCTTCGGCACCCTCATCGTTCCGCGCTTTGGCGCGGACTACACCCGCCCGATAGCGGAGAGCGTCAGCCTTGAACAGGTATTGAACACGCGCGGAGTCGGTCATTACACGGGAACGCAGATGCCGGGAGAGGTGGGCAACTTTGCGGTTGCCGCTCATCGAACCGGGTGGGGCGATCCGTTCTTCGATATCAATAAGCTGCAACTCGGAGACAGCGTCTACGTGGAGACTGAGGCGGGTTGGTACCGCTACGTTTTCCGTTCGCTGGAATACGTGCCCGCATCTGGGGTGGGAGTACTCAACCCCGTACCCCAGTTCGACGGTGCAGTTGCAAGTGATCGCATCATGACGCTCACGAGCTGTAACCCCATTCATACCGCGGATGAACGAATCATCGCCTATGCGGTGTACGACACTTGGTACCCGCGTTCAGAAGGCGCCCCCTCTGAAATCGCAGCGATCGCTCAAAACCTCGAAGGAGCTGGCTAA
- a CDS encoding aminodeoxychorismate/anthranilate synthase component II — MTHILVVDNYDSFVYTLNGYLLELGATTDVVRNDSFNADEAAARIAEYDAVLLSPGPGTPADAGVSIPIVHAALATGKPLFGVCLGHQAIAEALGATVTHADELMHGKTSQIDHDDSVIFRDLPQPFTATRYHSLAIVDGTVPDELVVTARTPGGVIMGVQHATQPVYGVQFHPESVLTEGGYLMLGNWLSQAGLPDAPALAKTLTPLVHN; from the coding sequence GTGACTCACATTCTCGTTGTCGATAACTACGACAGTTTCGTTTACACGCTCAACGGCTATCTTCTCGAGCTCGGCGCTACGACGGATGTTGTGCGCAACGATTCTTTCAACGCGGATGAGGCTGCCGCTCGAATCGCTGAGTACGACGCCGTTCTGCTTTCGCCTGGCCCTGGCACGCCCGCCGACGCTGGCGTGAGCATCCCCATTGTGCACGCAGCGCTTGCTACCGGAAAACCGCTGTTTGGGGTATGTCTTGGACATCAGGCAATCGCTGAAGCGCTCGGTGCAACCGTGACTCATGCCGATGAGCTGATGCACGGTAAGACGTCGCAGATCGATCACGACGACAGTGTGATCTTCCGTGACCTTCCCCAACCATTTACGGCGACTCGGTACCACTCACTGGCGATCGTCGATGGCACCGTGCCTGACGAGCTCGTAGTGACGGCGCGCACGCCCGGTGGAGTGATTATGGGAGTGCAGCACGCAACCCAACCCGTCTACGGCGTGCAGTTCCACCCGGAGTCAGTACTCACCGAGGGCGGCTACCTCATGCTCGGCAACTGGCTATCGCAGGCAGGATTGCCGGACGCCCCCGCGCTCGCCAAGACCCTCACGCCGCTCGTTCACAACTAG
- the pknB gene encoding Stk1 family PASTA domain-containing Ser/Thr kinase yields the protein MSEGVAQGVRQLAGRYQIGELLGHGGMADVHLGVDTRLGRRVAIKLLKPTLANDPAFRTRFRREAHDAAKMAHPTIVRIFDAGEESVVDPSGHETLIPFIIMEYVDGRLLKDIVAEGPLAPEEAARIVSQVLTALEYSHRAGVVHRDIKPGNIMVTTGGQVKVMDFGIARAVSDSAATIAESSAIVGTAQYFSPEQARGESVDARSDLYSTGVVLFELLTGKPPFSGANPVAVAYKHVNSEPIPPSTMVAAVSPALDAVVLRSLAKDRFDRYQSAAEFRTDVESAAAGSVPERKQLAATDFNSTLFGVNPNMTAGSDATFRQLAVDENDRSPRTQNRPPVAWIWGGIALMAVIIVSVVVWAFTLTPAQLSGSTAVDVPDVATMTYEDGAALLTELNLVPKQVNQASETVDEGIIIRTDPGPGQTVPLGLEIQVVVSLGRTPVTVPNVSNMQQDAAIELLESAGLVYGSTSQEYSPSLKKGTVISSDPRGDAERNSAGEIIREGETVNLVVSNGLVKIPDLVGTDLGEANSTLTALQLSVSANANFGCSGNSVTYQSIVGDQPQKSNITIEYCAAN from the coding sequence GTGAGCGAAGGCGTGGCACAGGGCGTACGCCAGCTCGCTGGTCGGTACCAAATCGGTGAGCTTCTCGGCCACGGTGGAATGGCTGATGTTCACCTCGGCGTCGACACTCGGCTGGGGCGGCGCGTAGCTATCAAGCTGCTCAAGCCGACCCTCGCTAACGATCCCGCGTTCCGAACCCGCTTTCGCCGTGAAGCTCACGACGCCGCGAAGATGGCGCATCCCACAATCGTGCGCATCTTCGACGCCGGTGAAGAGTCAGTAGTCGACCCCTCCGGGCACGAAACGCTCATCCCGTTCATCATCATGGAATACGTTGACGGGCGTCTGCTCAAAGACATCGTTGCCGAGGGCCCGCTTGCGCCCGAAGAAGCAGCCCGTATCGTTTCCCAAGTCCTCACCGCGCTCGAATACTCTCACCGTGCTGGCGTCGTGCACCGTGATATCAAGCCCGGCAACATCATGGTCACCACGGGTGGTCAAGTAAAGGTCATGGACTTCGGTATCGCCCGTGCCGTTTCCGACTCCGCCGCAACAATTGCTGAGTCGAGCGCAATCGTCGGGACCGCTCAGTATTTCTCTCCCGAACAAGCTCGCGGCGAGAGCGTGGATGCGCGTTCTGACCTGTACTCCACGGGCGTAGTCCTGTTCGAATTACTCACCGGAAAACCGCCGTTCAGCGGGGCAAACCCGGTTGCTGTGGCTTACAAGCACGTCAACTCCGAGCCGATCCCTCCCAGCACCATGGTTGCCGCAGTATCGCCGGCACTGGACGCTGTTGTGCTGCGCTCCCTCGCAAAAGATCGTTTCGACCGTTACCAAAGCGCGGCAGAGTTTCGCACCGACGTAGAGTCGGCCGCCGCCGGGTCAGTCCCCGAGCGCAAGCAACTCGCCGCTACCGACTTCAACAGCACGCTGTTCGGTGTCAACCCGAACATGACGGCCGGCAGCGACGCCACCTTCCGCCAACTTGCGGTAGACGAGAACGATCGCAGTCCTCGCACGCAAAACCGCCCTCCCGTCGCGTGGATCTGGGGCGGCATTGCTCTGATGGCGGTCATCATCGTCTCGGTTGTCGTGTGGGCGTTCACCCTCACCCCGGCTCAGCTCAGTGGTTCGACTGCCGTCGACGTACCCGATGTTGCGACGATGACCTATGAAGACGGGGCTGCGTTGCTGACGGAGCTCAATCTCGTTCCCAAACAGGTCAACCAGGCAAGCGAGACCGTGGATGAGGGAATTATCATCCGCACCGACCCCGGCCCTGGCCAGACCGTTCCTCTCGGACTCGAGATTCAGGTCGTCGTTTCTCTCGGCCGCACGCCCGTAACAGTGCCGAACGTGTCGAATATGCAGCAGGATGCCGCGATTGAACTGCTGGAATCCGCCGGCCTCGTCTACGGCTCAACCTCACAGGAGTATTCGCCCAGTTTGAAAAAGGGCACCGTAATCAGTTCAGATCCCCGTGGAGATGCCGAGCGTAATTCGGCCGGCGAGATCATCCGCGAGGGTGAGACTGTCAATCTGGTGGTCTCGAACGGTCTCGTGAAAATCCCGGATCTCGTGGGCACCGATTTAGGTGAAGCCAACAGCACGCTCACCGCGCTGCAATTGAGCGTGAGCGCGAATGCAAACTTCGGGTGCTCGGGTAACTCAGTCACCTACCAGTCAATCGTTGGCGACCAACCTCAGAAGTCCAACATCACCATCGAGTACTGCGCCGCCAACTAG
- a CDS encoding protein kinase, with the protein MRPTSGLTFGGRYQLSSRVAIGGMGEVWEATDLVIGRTVAIKILKDEYLGDPGFLERFRAEARHAALVNHEGIANVFDYGEEDGSAYLVMELVPGEALSAILERERVLDPDRVLDMVAQTAAALQAAHAAGLVHRDIKPGNLLITPEGRVKITDFGIARIADQVPLTATGQVMGTVQYLSPEQASGHPASPTTDIYSLGIVAYEALAGRRPFTGESQVAIAMAQINETPPELPITVAEPVRNLVYACLAKSPGDRPSSASHLSRAAQSLRRGDIAAAAAAVPGIMGDNSHAATVGLNYGNSTQATRVLNTASAPGEAPTAAEIAAESKPRNPWTWPIVALISLLAVVLIGAIIALLASPGEEEAPPTSASPTVSVAPEPAPSTSAPPTKVSLTEDELLNRTRDAVEQLLEEKGLLLDAQTGSEAPTSNDVGRSYSAAPVGNVAIGETITVRFYDEIPETPTAPQPQANLLEPAGPYNPGDTVTVKWNTYSDCPAGHALSSYNFLVQGGPSAGPSEYDKDATSFDIILGEDSTVETKISYSVTCDGLVASPMSEQVIVTVTDPAP; encoded by the coding sequence ATGAGACCGACTAGCGGACTCACTTTCGGCGGTAGATACCAGCTGTCCAGTCGCGTAGCGATCGGTGGCATGGGCGAGGTCTGGGAAGCAACCGACCTCGTGATCGGTCGAACGGTCGCGATTAAGATCCTCAAGGATGAATATCTGGGCGACCCCGGATTCCTCGAGCGCTTCCGTGCAGAAGCCCGCCATGCCGCCCTTGTGAATCACGAGGGCATAGCCAACGTCTTCGACTACGGCGAAGAGGATGGCAGCGCCTACCTCGTTATGGAGCTCGTACCCGGCGAAGCACTCAGCGCCATTCTCGAGCGCGAACGAGTACTCGATCCCGATCGCGTACTCGACATGGTCGCGCAGACAGCGGCCGCACTTCAAGCTGCTCACGCCGCAGGACTCGTTCATCGCGACATCAAGCCCGGTAACCTGCTCATCACGCCCGAAGGCCGCGTGAAGATCACTGACTTCGGTATTGCGCGCATCGCGGACCAAGTACCGCTCACAGCGACCGGCCAGGTCATGGGCACGGTGCAATACCTCTCGCCCGAGCAGGCCAGTGGTCACCCCGCCTCCCCCACCACCGACATCTATTCGCTCGGTATCGTCGCTTACGAAGCGTTGGCAGGGCGTCGTCCATTTACGGGCGAGTCTCAGGTGGCGATCGCCATGGCTCAGATCAACGAGACTCCGCCTGAGCTTCCGATCACCGTTGCAGAACCGGTTCGCAACCTTGTGTATGCCTGCTTGGCTAAGTCGCCAGGCGACCGCCCGTCATCCGCATCGCATCTTTCGCGTGCCGCCCAGTCGCTCCGTCGCGGAGACATCGCGGCTGCCGCGGCTGCCGTGCCCGGAATTATGGGCGACAACTCTCACGCGGCAACTGTTGGACTCAACTACGGCAACTCAACCCAAGCCACTCGAGTACTCAACACCGCTAGCGCACCCGGTGAAGCGCCCACTGCTGCAGAGATTGCCGCGGAATCGAAACCACGCAACCCATGGACGTGGCCGATCGTCGCGCTCATTTCCTTGCTCGCAGTTGTTCTGATCGGTGCGATTATCGCTCTACTCGCGAGCCCGGGAGAAGAAGAAGCCCCACCAACCAGCGCCTCACCAACTGTTTCGGTCGCTCCAGAGCCCGCCCCGTCGACGTCAGCACCGCCCACCAAGGTGTCTCTGACAGAAGACGAGCTGCTCAACCGCACACGAGACGCTGTTGAGCAGTTGCTAGAAGAAAAGGGTCTCTTGCTCGATGCTCAAACCGGGTCTGAGGCTCCAACGTCAAACGACGTCGGTCGCTCCTACTCGGCGGCACCGGTAGGAAACGTTGCGATCGGTGAAACGATCACCGTTCGTTTCTACGATGAGATTCCTGAGACGCCGACCGCTCCTCAGCCTCAAGCGAACCTGCTCGAACCTGCAGGCCCCTACAATCCCGGTGACACTGTCACTGTGAAGTGGAACACCTACAGCGACTGCCCCGCAGGGCATGCTCTGTCGTCGTATAACTTCCTCGTTCAGGGTGGGCCGAGCGCCGGGCCGTCCGAATACGACAAGGATGCCACGTCGTTCGACATCATTCTTGGCGAGGACTCAACTGTCGAGACAAAGATCTCCTACTCGGTCACGTGCGACGGTCTTGTCGCGTCGCCCATGTCGGAGCAAGTCATCGTTACGGTTACAGATCCCGCTCCGTAA
- a CDS encoding penicillin-binding protein 2 has translation MNRELKRVSTVVLLMFVSLFISSSVIQVVTADQLQADGRNVRTLYASYSAERGPILVNGEPIAYSEPVDDEFKFLRVYPKGELYAPITGYLTLNQGNTGLEHSLNDYLSGSSNDQFFDQVNSILTGQNPTGAAVELTIDPVIQQAAWDALGDLKGAVIAIKPKTGEILAMVSKPSYDPNELAVHDSAEVIDAYTRLLNDADEPFYNRTLAGPLDPPGSTFKLVVAAAALESGDYTAESTFPNPASLQLPESTFEISNADSGTCGSGSTATIATAIQLSCNIPFAQLGDALGSNAIREQAERFGFNESVSVPLVSTESVYPSALDRPQTMLSAFGQSSVRASPLQMAMVSMAIANGGNIMQPNLVESVVSSDLTTIQSFEPTLFNQAVSAETAASLTQMMVNGVDNGAANTAAIDGVEVAGKTGTAENGEGEPYTLWFTGFAPANDPEVVVAVVVQDGGGLGQSGTSSGLSAPIGRQVLEAVLNK, from the coding sequence GTGAACCGCGAACTCAAGCGTGTGAGCACCGTCGTGCTGCTCATGTTCGTGAGCTTGTTTATCTCGAGCTCCGTTATTCAAGTCGTCACCGCTGATCAGCTGCAGGCGGATGGCCGAAACGTCCGCACACTCTACGCAAGCTACTCAGCCGAACGTGGTCCGATCCTTGTCAATGGCGAACCTATTGCGTACTCCGAGCCGGTCGATGACGAATTCAAGTTCTTGCGGGTATACCCGAAGGGCGAGTTGTATGCGCCGATCACGGGATACCTCACCCTGAACCAAGGCAACACCGGACTCGAACACTCGCTCAACGACTACCTCAGTGGCTCGTCGAATGATCAGTTCTTCGACCAAGTGAACTCGATTCTTACGGGCCAGAACCCCACGGGCGCCGCGGTAGAACTGACTATCGATCCCGTTATCCAGCAAGCAGCATGGGACGCGCTTGGTGACCTCAAGGGAGCCGTCATCGCGATCAAGCCCAAGACGGGTGAGATCCTCGCGATGGTCTCGAAGCCTTCGTACGATCCCAACGAGTTGGCAGTTCACGACAGCGCCGAGGTCATCGACGCCTACACTCGCTTGTTGAACGACGCCGATGAGCCCTTCTATAACCGCACTCTCGCTGGGCCTCTCGACCCTCCGGGATCGACGTTCAAGCTTGTTGTCGCGGCAGCCGCTCTCGAAAGTGGCGACTACACCGCCGAAAGCACGTTCCCCAACCCCGCTTCGCTGCAATTGCCGGAGAGCACTTTCGAGATCAGCAACGCCGACTCTGGCACGTGCGGCTCGGGCAGCACAGCCACGATCGCCACGGCCATCCAATTGTCGTGCAACATTCCGTTCGCGCAATTAGGCGATGCTCTTGGTTCTAACGCGATTCGGGAACAGGCCGAAAGGTTCGGTTTCAACGAGAGCGTTTCTGTACCCCTCGTCTCGACCGAGAGTGTCTACCCCAGCGCGCTTGATCGTCCCCAAACGATGCTCTCCGCCTTCGGCCAGTCGAGCGTGCGCGCTTCCCCCTTGCAGATGGCGATGGTGTCGATGGCGATCGCCAACGGCGGCAACATCATGCAACCCAATCTTGTTGAGAGCGTCGTTTCGTCCGACCTCACAACCATCCAGTCCTTCGAACCAACGCTGTTCAATCAAGCAGTCAGTGCCGAAACAGCAGCATCCCTGACCCAGATGATGGTGAATGGAGTCGATAACGGTGCAGCGAACACGGCCGCGATCGATGGCGTTGAGGTCGCAGGAAAGACCGGTACAGCAGAGAACGGAGAAGGTGAGCCATACACACTATGGTTCACTGGATTCGCGCCGGCAAATGATCCAGAGGTTGTTGTGGCGGTAGTGGTTCAGGATGGTGGCGGACTAGGACAGTCCGGAACCTCCAGCGGGCTTTCCGCACCAATTGGGCGTCAAGTACTAGAGGCGGTGCTAAACAAATGA
- a CDS encoding FtsW/RodA/SpoVE family cell cycle protein, whose amino-acid sequence MPKSPSAETRASATAVPRAITENIRLKLRVPARLRNLELLLVIVAIAINLGAIALVQLGALGSLDFTVLALSGVLGALVFAMHITLRFTARDADPLILPIITVLNGIGIAMIYRLDIADELTGWSSGGVRQIIWTGIAIAIAIAVLLIIKNHRVLQRYRYIAMFSGIALLLLPLAPIIGDTRFGARLWVQIGPFSFQPGELAKIALAVFFAGYLVSARDSLSMVGRKFMGMTFPRARDLGPIFVVFVASMLVLIFQRDMGTALLYFGLFLVMIYVATGRSSWILLGMAMFLGGAFVASRFLTYISGRIDAWLNPFDPAVYDATGGSYQLVQGLFGLADGGLIGTGLGRGSPEITPLAESDYIISALGEELGLIGIFAILALYLLFVSRGFRIGFAGQDDFGRLLGVGLAFVIALQVFVVIGGVTRVIPLTGLTTPFLAAGGSSLVANWIIAALLLRLSDTVRHQPQLVVEPSIENRLVVGQ is encoded by the coding sequence ATGCCCAAGTCCCCTAGCGCTGAGACCCGCGCCTCTGCCACGGCGGTCCCGCGGGCTATCACTGAAAACATCCGGCTTAAGCTCCGCGTGCCCGCACGGCTGCGCAACCTCGAATTGCTCTTGGTTATTGTGGCGATCGCGATCAATCTGGGGGCCATCGCACTCGTGCAGCTGGGCGCGCTCGGCAGCCTTGATTTCACCGTTCTCGCACTTTCCGGGGTGCTCGGTGCGTTGGTGTTCGCCATGCACATCACCCTGCGATTTACCGCTCGCGATGCGGATCCGCTGATCTTGCCCATCATTACCGTGCTGAACGGCATCGGTATCGCCATGATCTACCGTCTCGATATCGCCGATGAACTCACTGGTTGGAGCAGTGGAGGAGTTCGTCAGATCATCTGGACCGGTATCGCAATCGCGATTGCAATCGCGGTACTGCTCATCATCAAGAATCACCGCGTTCTTCAGCGTTATCGCTACATCGCAATGTTCAGCGGTATTGCGCTGCTTCTGCTCCCGCTCGCTCCCATCATCGGCGACACTCGGTTCGGCGCGCGCCTGTGGGTTCAAATCGGCCCTTTCTCTTTCCAGCCTGGCGAACTCGCCAAGATCGCCCTGGCAGTGTTCTTCGCGGGGTACCTGGTTTCAGCCCGCGATTCCTTGTCGATGGTCGGTCGCAAATTCATGGGGATGACGTTCCCCCGAGCTCGCGACCTCGGCCCGATCTTCGTTGTGTTTGTCGCCTCCATGTTGGTGTTGATTTTTCAACGCGACATGGGAACGGCGCTTCTCTACTTCGGTCTCTTCCTTGTGATGATCTACGTCGCAACAGGGCGTTCCAGTTGGATCCTCCTCGGTATGGCCATGTTCCTCGGCGGAGCGTTCGTCGCAAGTCGCTTCTTGACCTACATTTCCGGACGCATTGATGCATGGCTCAACCCCTTCGATCCAGCGGTGTACGACGCGACGGGCGGCAGCTATCAGCTCGTGCAGGGCCTGTTCGGGCTCGCGGATGGCGGGCTCATCGGTACCGGTCTTGGCCGGGGAAGTCCTGAGATCACGCCTCTCGCTGAGAGCGACTACATCATCTCCGCTCTCGGAGAAGAACTCGGCCTTATCGGCATCTTCGCAATTCTCGCGTTGTACCTTCTCTTTGTGTCTCGTGGATTCCGTATCGGCTTTGCCGGTCAAGATGATTTCGGCCGCCTCCTTGGTGTCGGTCTCGCTTTTGTGATCGCACTGCAGGTCTTTGTCGTCATCGGTGGCGTCACCCGCGTCATTCCGCTGACCGGACTCACCACTCCCTTCCTCGCTGCGGGTGGTTCATCGCTCGTTGCTAACTGGATTATTGCGGCCCTCCTGCTGCGCCTCTCCGACACGGTCCGACACCAACCACAGTTGGTCGTGGAACCGTCTATCGAAAACCGATTGGTGGTGGGACAGTGA
- a CDS encoding PP2C family serine/threonine-protein phosphatase, with amino-acid sequence MATPGNSAAASHVGKVRANNQDSAYAGSHLFIVADGMGGHAGGDVASAITIKHVVEADHSFESADDAAQVLHDTLLAANAILSDTVIEHNELTGMGTTVSGMIRVGNKMAMAHIGDSRIYLLRQGEMTQMTHDHTFVQRLVESGRITLEEAAVHPRRSVLMRVLGDVDASPEIDTEVFATEPGDRWLLCSDGLSSFVTEDKIAATLRRVTDPRVATERLVQASLDQGAPDNVTVVVVDVGDDDTSSHEPPLMVGSAASPLSFEPTVAKKQTRLPNLLLHPLKATQPDDSHFEPESDEYFQAIIREDRRRVRRRRISWITFITLTIAAIVAGLVLGYQYTQQQLYVGIEDGNVAIYQGVQQDIGPISLSHIYQVTDVRVVDLPLYLRASVENTINARDLADARRIVGMLSDAQVP; translated from the coding sequence ATGGCCACGCCGGGCAACAGTGCTGCCGCATCCCATGTGGGCAAGGTTCGGGCTAACAACCAGGACAGCGCCTACGCCGGCAGCCATCTCTTCATCGTCGCTGACGGTATGGGAGGCCATGCGGGTGGCGATGTTGCTTCGGCGATCACGATCAAGCACGTTGTCGAGGCCGATCACAGTTTCGAGTCGGCTGACGACGCAGCTCAGGTGCTCCACGACACTCTCCTCGCCGCGAACGCGATACTTTCTGACACCGTAATCGAGCACAACGAGCTCACCGGCATGGGCACCACGGTGAGTGGAATGATCCGCGTTGGCAACAAGATGGCCATGGCGCATATCGGTGACTCGCGCATTTACCTGCTGCGTCAGGGCGAGATGACGCAGATGACGCACGACCACACGTTCGTGCAGCGACTGGTCGAAAGTGGCCGCATCACTCTCGAAGAGGCCGCCGTGCATCCGCGCCGTTCCGTTCTCATGCGCGTTCTCGGAGATGTCGACGCTTCGCCCGAAATCGACACCGAGGTCTTCGCCACCGAGCCAGGTGACCGCTGGTTGCTCTGCTCGGATGGCTTGAGCAGCTTCGTTACCGAAGACAAGATCGCCGCAACGCTGCGTCGCGTCACCGATCCGCGGGTTGCCACTGAACGACTCGTTCAAGCCAGCCTTGATCAAGGCGCCCCCGACAACGTCACCGTTGTTGTGGTGGATGTCGGCGATGACGACACGTCTTCTCACGAGCCACCCCTGATGGTCGGTTCCGCTGCTTCACCGCTGTCATTCGAGCCGACAGTCGCTAAGAAGCAGACGCGCTTGCCGAACCTTTTGCTGCATCCATTGAAGGCAACGCAGCCCGACGACAGCCACTTTGAGCCGGAATCTGACGAGTACTTCCAAGCGATTATTCGCGAAGACCGTCGTCGTGTTCGCCGCCGTCGCATCTCGTGGATCACGTTCATCACTCTCACGATCGCCGCGATCGTTGCCGGTCTGGTCCTTGGTTACCAGTACACCCAGCAGCAGTTGTACGTGGGCATCGAGGATGGCAACGTAGCGATTTACCAGGGTGTGCAGCAGGACATCGGCCCTATTTCGCTGTCTCATATCTATCAAGTCACTGATGTTCGAGTCGTCGATCTTCCGCTGTACCTGCGTGCCAGTGTCGAAAACACCATTAACGCGCGCGACCTCGCGGATGCCCGTCGCATTGTAGGAATGTTGTCTGATGCCCAAGTCCCCTAG